A part of Lactobacillus sp. ESL0700 genomic DNA contains:
- a CDS encoding ArgE/DapE family deacylase has protein sequence MEQEQKMQILQDLIALHSVNGDELPVANYLKNLLDKAGIKNKILPLKDEANRANLVAELGSGKPVLVISGHMDTVDVNQDNWKTDPFKLTKKGDKLYGRGTTDMKAGLAAMVIAMIELKESGAEIAGTIRLLATAGEEVGQPGAEELEKQGYVADADALLIGEPSGLLRTIYANKGELDLTISSEGKAAHSSMPFLGNNAVEHLLNVLTNIKKCIKELTTGVKNDVLGETVFNIDTIKGGNQVNAIPSYAQAELNLRTIPELDNPKILQAFQQVIDDYNNSTTGHIKMTVDMDIVPIIGDRHSKLVKVVQDAAQPYVAKQKLSADQVALMKKEAQMANTEYHEGGFLTEGVSGGTDGSKFLVSRPMGFAYLMYGPGSNTPHQDNEYVSEQMYLDFIDIFKDILVNFGK, from the coding sequence ATGGAACAAGAACAAAAAATGCAGATTTTACAAGATTTAATAGCCTTGCACTCAGTCAATGGTGACGAGTTGCCAGTAGCCAATTATCTGAAAAATTTGCTTGATAAAGCAGGTATTAAGAACAAGATTTTACCGCTCAAAGATGAGGCCAATCGGGCTAATTTGGTGGCTGAACTCGGATCAGGTAAGCCAGTTTTAGTTATTTCTGGGCATATGGACACAGTTGACGTTAACCAAGACAACTGGAAGACCGATCCGTTTAAACTCACTAAAAAAGGTGATAAATTATATGGCCGCGGCACTACTGATATGAAGGCAGGCCTAGCAGCAATGGTAATTGCCATGATTGAACTAAAGGAAAGTGGTGCAGAAATTGCCGGCACAATTCGTTTATTGGCAACTGCCGGTGAGGAAGTTGGTCAACCAGGTGCCGAAGAATTGGAAAAGCAAGGTTATGTTGCTGATGCCGATGCTTTGTTAATTGGTGAACCATCGGGCTTGCTCAGAACTATTTATGCTAATAAAGGTGAGCTTGACCTGACAATTTCTTCAGAAGGTAAGGCAGCTCACAGCTCCATGCCATTTTTGGGCAATAATGCGGTTGAGCACCTGCTCAATGTTTTGACTAACATTAAAAAGTGCATTAAGGAATTGACAACTGGCGTCAAAAACGATGTCTTGGGTGAAACTGTCTTTAACATCGATACCATCAAGGGTGGTAATCAAGTCAACGCAATTCCAAGTTATGCTCAAGCTGAGCTGAATTTGCGGACAATTCCAGAGCTTGATAACCCTAAGATTTTGCAGGCCTTCCAGCAAGTGATTGACGATTACAACAATTCGACTACTGGTCATATTAAAATGACGGTTGACATGGACATTGTTCCCATTATTGGTGATCGTCATTCTAAACTAGTTAAGGTTGTTCAAGATGCCGCTCAACCGTATGTCGCTAAGCAAAAGCTGTCAGCTGACCAAGTAGCCTTGATGAAAAAAGAGGCCCAAATGGCAAATACTGAATATCACGAGGGTGGCTTCTTAACTGAAGGCGTTTCTGGTGGGACCGATGGATCGAAATTCCTTGTTAGTCGGCCAATGGGCTTTGCTTATCTGATGTACGGTCCTGGCAGCAATACGCCACACCAAGATAATGAGTATGTTTCCGAGCAAATGTACCTCGACTTTATTGATATTTTTAAGGACATTTTGGTTAATTTTGGCAAATAA
- a CDS encoding threonine/serine exporter family protein — MENKAIDVGVLAAKILIESGSEMWRVEDTTKRIIDHAASSKAEAFTSLTGVLVSLKNASYTRFIQIEKRGINMARINGVNRLSRQYTANQITLDELEAGLNQVQAAKPQFPIWVQTLAAGFESSFFMFIFTQTYDWRDFPLAFVAGALGYYVTLFLSSRVRIRFISEFFGALVIGLCTVIGVHFHLGFNSQNIIIGAIMPPVPGIPMIIAVRDIFEGNLLSGLERMMECLITLSALAFGIGVVLHYL; from the coding sequence ATGGAAAACAAAGCAATTGATGTTGGCGTATTAGCTGCCAAAATTTTAATCGAGTCTGGTTCAGAAATGTGGCGTGTTGAGGACACAACCAAGCGGATTATTGATCATGCCGCTAGCAGTAAGGCTGAGGCCTTTACTAGCCTGACGGGCGTTTTAGTTAGTTTGAAAAATGCATCTTATACCCGATTTATTCAAATTGAAAAGCGGGGGATTAATATGGCCCGAATTAACGGCGTTAACCGGTTGTCGCGGCAGTATACTGCTAATCAGATTACGCTGGATGAGCTAGAAGCTGGCCTAAATCAGGTTCAAGCGGCTAAACCACAGTTTCCAATTTGGGTACAGACACTTGCCGCTGGCTTTGAAAGTTCTTTTTTCATGTTTATCTTTACGCAGACTTATGATTGGCGTGATTTTCCATTGGCTTTTGTTGCAGGAGCCTTGGGCTATTATGTGACCTTGTTCTTATCGTCGCGTGTACGCATTCGCTTTATTAGCGAGTTTTTCGGTGCCTTAGTAATTGGCTTATGCACGGTTATTGGGGTTCATTTTCATCTCGGGTTTAACAGTCAGAATATCATTATCGGTGCGATTATGCCGCCAGTGCCGGGGATACCAATGATTATTGCCGTGCGTGACATCTTCGAAGGAAACTTGTTATCGGGACTGGAACGGATGATGGAATGTTTGATTACGCTGAGTGCCTTGGCCTTTGGCATCGGCGTTGTGCTGCACTACTTGTAG
- a CDS encoding threonine/serine exporter family protein yields the protein MTFYHFIIQVLFSYLGTVMFDLFINLPKNALNASGGIACVGWLVYWFMFEFGLGSILANFVAAFVVGSLGIIFAVKKKMPSTMFVSGLVPLVPGASGYEALAAMINHSPMIAVQKTIHVAMVAGAIALGYVFSQVVVELMHRKRR from the coding sequence ATGACTTTTTATCATTTTATAATTCAGGTTCTTTTCAGCTACTTGGGGACAGTCATGTTTGACCTCTTTATCAATTTACCCAAGAATGCCCTTAACGCGTCCGGCGGCATTGCTTGTGTTGGCTGGCTCGTATACTGGTTCATGTTTGAATTTGGCCTTGGCTCGATTTTGGCTAATTTTGTGGCGGCGTTTGTTGTTGGCAGCTTAGGGATCATCTTCGCTGTGAAAAAGAAAATGCCAAGTACGATGTTTGTCAGTGGCTTAGTGCCATTAGTGCCGGGAGCCAGTGGCTACGAAGCTTTGGCTGCGATGATTAATCACTCGCCGATGATTGCCGTCCAAAAGACAATCCACGTGGCAATGGTTGCCGGTGCAATTGCTCTTGGCTATGTCTTTTCACAAGTGGTAGTTGAATTAATGCACCGGAAGCGTCGCTAA
- a CDS encoding MarR family winged helix-turn-helix transcriptional regulator — translation MKKNFGLALQRAQNTFNRNVDRYARTIGLTGTQMVIIQFLSAVPKEKKIYQKDIEHEFNIRKSTATNILKLLEHKDLIAKKVDEHDSRLKEITLTPKAEVIERDAAAYIERSEASVEQILGKKLRDEVTQALLKLDQEL, via the coding sequence ATGAAGAAAAATTTTGGTTTAGCTTTGCAGCGAGCACAAAATACCTTTAATCGCAATGTTGATCGTTATGCGCGGACAATTGGTCTAACAGGTACACAAATGGTGATTATTCAATTTTTAAGTGCGGTACCTAAAGAAAAGAAAATCTATCAAAAGGATATTGAGCATGAGTTCAATATTCGCAAGTCAACGGCAACGAACATTTTGAAGTTGTTGGAACATAAGGACTTAATTGCTAAAAAGGTTGATGAGCATGACAGCCGGCTGAAAGAAATAACGTTAACGCCAAAGGCAGAAGTTATTGAGCGGGATGCGGCTGCTTATATTGAGCGCTCGGAAGCAAGTGTTGAACAAATATTGGGCAAAAAACTGCGTGATGAAGTGACGCAGGCTCTGCTCAAGCTGGACCAAGAATTATAA